In Dermacentor variabilis isolate Ectoservices chromosome 1, ASM5094787v1, whole genome shotgun sequence, the genomic stretch gccaaaaatatgGAATAGAAGTCCGGAATTCtcattgcaaatgaccagtctagagcgggacagaaaatgccaattccagatttttcttcacactatGAGGCGTcagtcgcaatgaccgtacttatagataaactcaataaatggtcctgtaataagccgtttaatatattataggagagatgttttgcattatttgggtagatgtcatcatataTGAACCAGCACTTCTCGTCGTCCTCTTTCACTAGCACCATGGCCACTGCCCActgccttcagtacaatatatatatatatatatggaaagctggtcgggcctgTAGGGATGCTCGACTCTCAGGCCCCtaatggacgtcagactctggagtttcgcaagacgcgtagcgccgcctgccgttgcgaagaggcagtaattgagtagtgcgaagcctgACTCctttgctaagttgcctatgcagctagcgactgcgaaacaacgatttaactagattttggtccatatggcgagccttttgcgcatttaacacccagacagagagctacgaatttctacgctagtcggacgcgcctccgaactgccataaagcgcttgctggctcattcGTCAGACTAAtagcggaaacgacggcaaccgcgatagctccgcgcgctacagagaaacgccgcaatcgacgctactgttgtgttgtaaattgccatgaacgtgaaggacggaataacaacgttcagttttaccgatttccatcgcgatcgtatgaaggggaaggtgagagcgctggatacgggccgttcaacctgttgtgtaatcggattacttgcattccccacaacacagcggctcgcatgagaaagtgcgacaattttgttctgctGTAGTTGTGTTGCGTAggcctgacggaggaccgtggtaactaagcgaaaactcaagaatttgcagccgccactccgttagtaacagaaaaaacaacgttgcgagccatcttgcttatgtgccatcgatatctccgccttttaacagacgtccttTCTCCGGTTGACTCAACAAATGGAACGGAGAGATCTGGctggtcagcttaaccaaacattttggttcgtttatgaattcaaaatcctgttctagagcatcgttgcatCGCGAGTTCATTTCACTtacggtattttgtatgtcctgcgccgatacaacaagcacgcttcgcaatgtgctgagcctgctcgactgcgtttttcaaatgtgagcaataaagttgctttaggagcactggatgagtaattgcgaaataacgcacatttgtaaagcaaaaaaatgtcgcatttatttacatttatttgtgcgcgcttgttgctcgaagcgtctgcaaaaagttcaaattaaggtactgagcgatgctgtatagctcctgcgagaaacaaagatgcagcgcgtaggcactgtaggaagcttacttacGTTATGATCGcatgctgccttggaaaacgttttctgtttgctgccctggaaaaggctatgaaagggtttactctctgtaaataattgcgagacaaaacattacaatAAATATACATAAAAACATAGGAGATACTTAATAAATCTTGTGTTCAGGAGATATTCAATATGaaacaatttgaaatgcttagatttttatgctgatatgcctatagacaaatctgatgctctctgtacttgcgagttgcagcacgccgaaataacgcttgaaactttattttatattgcacacgtacttcgccctgctaagcttcctttccgaagcgtggatgggcggaagaagctttccaggccCTTGATTTTTATgtaaccgtgcctcaacacaaacgaaagagaagggtccattgtggcctatgcaccgtagcctgcggacagctctccttgcactactcagtttgcgccaaggctccgatgggggcgctggtgccgggtttttccgcagcgccgcctgggcagagtctgaggtctatatgTTGCTTtatcgcatagctcccgtcttctgtaatccggcttcgccgcgtggctttattgcggcggtcggtatgcttgcagggtagtaggagagatggcgcgagtgttgctctgctaacgccacctaacgccGGGGTTACTTGagcgcaaaaaggagaaggctcttcctctttcgCTCGGGTTCggaaagcggcgcggacgttctgcgcgtgcgccgatccatgcttctgcgagaccgtctcgcgaagcctaccccggaatggacgaacacgatcgttcgaacgcgccaccgttcgcgtgaccgtacgcgcgaacgaccaggcgttggtgtccagcatcatcatcatcatcatcatgatgtccagcatggggcgaacatattcgctcgttatgtGGTCGCAGTGAATCGATCGGACTTCCACGATTTCTCGGGCGCCCATCGGCAtattttgtggatagcagctcggctagcaggcattagtctatgaaaggtgcaataaatgcccttgtgattgtttgaaCTACTAGCTGTGTTGTCgctcctttgtcccaagagcacgggtgagaaccacACAGGCCccagcatcccccccccccccggcgaaaTTAAAACTTTTCGCCTGTGCATCTAAACATATAACTATATTTAAAAAAGGCTATGCACACCTTTCCCTGAAGCGGACTCGATCAACTTGCACACATCGGGCGCAGGAATTACATGTGAAAACCTTTACCGAATCCTCTGCCTTTGATAACTGCACACAACAGCAAGTTGTCCTTTCTAATAGCCTAATGTCCTTTCTGACATTAGGCTATCTCTAATCAACTAAAGAAAAATCTAGTACATGCTATGaatttttaaaacaatttttttcagtcTCTTATGGAGGCTAGAAAAGGGAAAGTTAGTTATGCCgtctagcattgcagctgccacctgTGCTCGTTGTTTACCTTTCTTGCGCCGCTCCTCCTCCTCTAACCTCACTGTTCAAACGCAAAACATTCGCAaatcctgttttctttttatatttgtgaatttattcactCACCACCAATACAAGCGCTCTGTGCTTGCCAAAAAGGCAGCAGGAGCATTGGAACAAatcgcggaagcagacgacacgaaCGGGTTATAACTAGCGCTACTCTGCCCGTACATTCTGCCCCTAGCGACTAATagactaatatgaaactctatgctagcGACAAATAAGTTGAACTAGAGCAGGCGTGCTGGGCAAAGACATCACATGGTTGAATGAAgagtctttcctttctttagatcactatcatcatcacatGATCTGGAGCTGAGCAGGTCGACAGCATTCCGAAAGTACCAGCGCCATTGACAACCAATTCGTTTTCGAACGTTTGCTAAGCAGGGTCGAACCAAGTCAGGCTGTTTGGCATCAGATTTTCTGCAAAGGTATATTTTACGCCAAATAAGAAATGGTGAAGATCGGACTACAACTTCGAGCGAACTTGGAGAACCTCGCAAACTTCAAGCCGTGCCCAGACTGCGTGTGGCACCTTCGATTGAAATGCATGAATTGTGGCGAGCAAACTAGCGCCTGGCAAACCGTCGAGGCCGCCAACCGATCGCCAATGAAAGGTAGTCGCGGCGATGCCAATTTAGTGCTGAAATGCAAGTTGTGCAGCCGAGAGAACAGTATGGATGTCCTCAACGACAAGATACAGGCGTACGATGCTGAAAACTCGTCGCAGTTTGTCACCGTTATCGTCTTTGAGTGCCGCGGCGTGGAGCCGATCGCTTTCGACGCCAGGGATGGCTTCACCGCTACAGCTGCTGAAAGTGGAACCATTTTTGACGAAGTGAAGTTCGAGAGCAACGAGTGGGCCGAGTACGACGAACAAGGGAAACAGGCCGTTGGAATTTACGACCTGGAGCATCAGTTCATCAAGGTGAAGTAGGCCGTGCATTGGCCTCCTGCACCTGGGGTGAACGCTTTTCTAGTTCTCCGGCACGAAGCAAGGGACGCCGGTGATGGGCCAGAGAGACGCTTGGCCAAGTTCGAGACTGaaactgcgtgtgtgtgtgcctttgtgcagttaacttttttttttatcgcttttCTGACGGTCAGCCAGCCGATAAGTCACAAGTGGTGGATGACTTTTTACACGCACAAAGTTGTGCTTAGTAAAATTTCATGTTACTAACCAATTGTTTCTGTTGCCAGTACTCGGTGCTCTGTTTTGCCCTTAATGTAGCACGAACAATACGCACATGGTTTAGCGCTCCATTGGCAACCAGTGGCGTGTTAGACTGGTGATAAGTAAGTTTCACGTACTATTGTTTGTCCATGCACGCAGAGGGGCCCCGATTCTCTGTCACTTTCGGCACGCATTCACTGTATAAGCCATCACTCCAGCTAGACGTTGTGCAAAAGTATCCCCGAAAGTAATCGGGAGAGTACGAGGCAGGCAAACATATTACAATCACTATTTTACACATACTGCAAATAATATAAAACTGTGGCACGAGACGTA encodes the following:
- the LOC142557955 gene encoding CXXC motif containing zinc binding protein, translated to MVKIGLQLRANLENLANFKPCPDCVWHLRLKCMNCGEQTSAWQTVEAANRSPMKGSRGDANLVLKCKLCSRENSMDVLNDKIQAYDAENSSQFVTVIVFECRGVEPIAFDARDGFTATAAESGTIFDEVKFESNEWAEYDEQGKQAVGIYDLEHQFIKVK